A genomic region of Arachis hypogaea cultivar Tifrunner chromosome 5, arahy.Tifrunner.gnm2.J5K5, whole genome shotgun sequence contains the following coding sequences:
- the LOC112800635 gene encoding cytochrome P450 71D8 gives MEPQNYLLGIAILVFTVLHFLAKYVKPRSINLPPGPWKLPIIGNIHQVALAGPLPHRSFRELAKKYGPIMHLKLGENSTVVVSSAKLAQEVLKNHDACFQKRPCIAAVPTLTYGPTNIAFSPVGQYWRDMRKICTLELLSVKKVQSLASVREAETENLVQKIRESAGSRINLTDIIFSLTSASVYRAAFGNYNKDLDEFVLLIKQVVEIFGGFHWADLFPSIKPLYYLSGLKSKAEKLYKKFDRIFEDIVMEHQKKQREGRINVEEEDLVDVLLRVQQSSNLQTKLTISNIKAVVGDMFVAGTDTTASTIEWAMAEMIKNPRVMAKAQAELREALRGKKTIHETDIEDLCYLKLVVKETLRLHSPSPLLIPRECTEATNIHGYAIPIKTRVMVNVWAIARDPQYWHDSESFIPERFEDGSLDFKGNNFEYLPFGAGRRICPGMTFGVASVTLSLALLLYHFNWELPSGMKPEDVDMTELAGLAIGRKHALWLIPTVYDP, from the exons atggAACCTCAAAACTACTTACTGGGTATTGCAATTTTGGTGTTCACAGTCTTGCATTTTCTTGCAAAATATGTCAAACCAAGATCCATTAACCTTCCCCCTGGTCCATGGAAATTACCCATCATCGGTAACATCCATCAAGTTGCACTAGCAGGACCACTACCACACCGTTCTTTCAGAGAACTTGCAAAGAAATATGGACCTATCATGCACCTAAAACTCGGTGAGAACTCCACAGTGGTTGTATCTTCCGCTAAGCTAGCCCAGGAGGTACTCAAAAACCATGATGCCTGTTTTCAAAAGAGGCCTTGTATTGCTGCTGTTCCAACCCTTACATATGGCCCTACAAATATTGCATTCTCTCCCGTTGGCCAGTACTGGAGAGACATGCGCAAGATATGTACTCTGGAGCTTTTGAGTGTGAAAAAGGTTCAGTCTCTGGCTTCTGTAAGAGAAGCCGAGACTGAAAATCTCGTTCAGAAGATCCGTGAATCCGCGGGTTCACGGATCAATCTCACTGACATCATTTTCTCCTTGACAAGTGCTTCTGTTTACAGGGCGGCATTTGGTAACTACAACAaggatcttgatgagtttgtactTCTGATCAAACAAGTGGTGGAAATTTTTGGAGGGTTTCATTGGGCGGATTTGTTTCCATCCATCAAACCTCTGTATTATTTGAGTGGGTTGAAGTCCAAGGCGGAGAAGCTGTACAAGAAATTTGATAGGATCTTCGAGGATATCGTAATGGAACATCAAAAGAAGCAAAGAGAAGGTAGGATTAATGTAGAGGAGGAAGACCTTGTTGATGTTCTATTGAGAGTGCAGCAAAGTAGCAATCTCCAGACCAAGCTAACAATCTCAAACATCAAAGCTGTTGTTGGG GACATGTTTGTTGCTGGAACGGATACCACAGCATCAACAATAGAATGGGCCATGGCAGAAATGATAAAGAACCCAAGAGTGATGGCAAAGGCACAAGCTGAATTAAGAGAAGCACTTAGAGGAAAGAAAACAATTCATGAAACTGATATTGAAGATCTATGTTACTTAAAGCTAGTGGTCAAAGAGACACTAAGGTTACACTCACCATCTCCATTGTTAATACCCAGAGAATGCACCGAAGCAACCAACATTCATGGCTATGCTATACCAATCAAAACAAGAGTGATGGTTAATGTGTGGGCAATTGCAAGAGATCCCCAATACTGGCATGATTCTGAGAGTTTTATACCTGAGAGGTTTGAAGATGGTTCTTTGGACTTCAAAGGAAATAACTTTGAGTATTTACCATTTGGGGCAGGAAGAAGAATATGCCCTGGCATGACTTTTGGTGTTGCCAGCGTTACACTTTCTTTGGCTCTCTTACTTTACCATTTCAATTGGGAACTCCCCAGTGGGATGAAGCCTGAAGATGTAGACATGACTGAACTCGCTGGCTTGGCAATTGGAAGAAAACATGCCTTGTGGTTGATTCCCACTGTTTATGATCCATAA